From the genome of Thermofilaceae archaeon, one region includes:
- a CDS encoding metal ABC transporter permease gives MSLDPRWVIVMLGSSAAFGSLSPLTYARRLNYFAASLPHSALLSVALGVAASAHLGGHPAAWAVVISLPLSYLLIHLIHRGVSEDSATSVFVAFTAAGSVAAIYYVLTSVPVRVSLWSYILGDPLLTTWDDALLTAAIGAATFIASRLLLMQEMLIGLDSEFAAASGLRVKLHNYLLATLLTVTSVSLLRSVGFVVEHVALLLPSALAAQVARSAREFFTVSVASSVAAGLIGLLLSRILNAAPAAMMGFTLLAMYVLSLLLSERR, from the coding sequence GTGAGCCTCGACCCCCGTTGGGTCATCGTGATGCTCGGCAGCTCAGCTGCATTCGGATCGCTCAGCCCGCTTACGTACGCGAGGAGGCTCAACTACTTCGCTGCTTCACTCCCGCACTCCGCTCTCCTATCCGTCGCGCTCGGCGTTGCAGCCTCGGCCCACCTCGGCGGACACCCGGCCGCGTGGGCTGTTGTTATCAGCCTCCCCCTCTCCTACCTCCTCATCCACCTGATCCACCGGGGCGTTAGCGAGGATAGCGCCACGTCGGTGTTCGTCGCGTTCACCGCGGCGGGCAGCGTCGCAGCTATATACTACGTGCTCACCAGCGTCCCCGTGAGGGTCAGCCTCTGGTCCTACATCCTCGGCGACCCTCTCCTGACCACGTGGGATGACGCGCTCTTGACGGCTGCCATCGGCGCGGCGACTTTCATCGCGTCGAGGCTCCTCTTGATGCAGGAGATGCTCATCGGGCTTGACAGCGAGTTCGCCGCAGCATCGGGCTTGAGAGTAAAGCTGCACAACTACCTCCTCGCGACTCTGCTGACCGTCACGTCGGTTAGCCTCTTAAGATCCGTCGGCTTCGTCGTGGAGCACGTGGCTCTTCTCCTGCCCAGCGCGTTGGCCGCGCAGGTCGCCAGGAGCGCGAGGGAGTTCTTCACTGTCAGCGTGGCCAGCTCGGTAGCGGCCGGGTTGATCGGCCTCCTCCTCTCTCGGATCCTCAACGCTGCTCCAGCAGCGATGATGGGCTTCACCCTACTCGCCATGTACGTGCTATCTCTCCTCCTCAGTGAGCGGCGATGA
- a CDS encoding HD domain-containing protein: MVRLRELGNLYWSSCPDTELIEALARRGVALVVDLTEGECSYAVPPGVERLEYPIPDFSYTAFESVLVDVALPVLERLKRGEKVLVHCRGGIGRSGVTVAMILGLRERISRNDARQRLSRLGFVGETPSQSLAFRWFFRARDVIGVDLVARLVNHLRRVKRGALSYWSAYGVHASTVAGVALDVLEAVTDRFGVSRGDLLNAYVAGLAHDVGRVLSGGGEHPSVGAEFAQRLWESERAWDREIVSKAIYHHEDETDLLADPSLSELGFNAQLVASAVRLADTFENAYRGEGFYYGAELRGSELVLLLSPEAWALPLERLERRAEAFTRLTGLEVRAETP; this comes from the coding sequence ATGGTTCGGCTTAGGGAGCTGGGAAACCTTTACTGGTCCTCATGCCCCGACACGGAGCTCATTGAAGCCCTCGCCAGAAGAGGGGTAGCCCTGGTGGTCGATCTAACGGAGGGCGAGTGCAGCTACGCCGTGCCGCCCGGCGTCGAGAGGCTTGAATACCCGATACCCGACTTCTCCTACACGGCGTTCGAAAGCGTGCTGGTGGACGTCGCCCTACCCGTCCTCGAGAGGTTGAAGCGCGGTGAGAAGGTTCTCGTCCACTGCCGGGGCGGCATCGGTCGGAGCGGCGTTACGGTCGCGATGATTTTGGGGTTGAGGGAGCGAATCTCGCGGAACGACGCTAGGCAGAGGCTGTCCAGACTCGGGTTCGTCGGCGAGACGCCGTCCCAGTCGCTCGCGTTCAGGTGGTTCTTCAGGGCGAGGGACGTCATCGGAGTTGATCTGGTGGCGAGGCTCGTCAACCACCTAAGGAGGGTTAAGAGGGGGGCTCTCAGCTACTGGAGCGCTTACGGGGTTCACGCCTCAACAGTCGCTGGAGTAGCTCTGGACGTCCTGGAGGCCGTAACCGACAGGTTCGGCGTTTCACGCGGAGACCTGCTCAACGCTTACGTGGCCGGCCTGGCTCACGATGTCGGCCGGGTCCTATCGGGGGGTGGGGAGCACCCGTCGGTTGGAGCAGAGTTCGCCCAGAGGCTCTGGGAGTCAGAGCGAGCGTGGGACCGCGAGATCGTTTCTAAGGCTATTTACCACCACGAGGATGAAACAGACCTCCTCGCCGACCCAAGCTTGAGTGAGCTGGGGTTCAACGCGCAACTAGTGGCCTCCGCTGTGAGGCTAGCCGATACTTTCGAAAACGCGTATAGGGGTGAGGGCTTCTACTACGGGGCTGAGCTGAGAGGTTCAGAGCTCGTCCTGCTCCTAAGCCCCGAGGCCTGGGCCCTGCCGCTCGAGAGGCTGGAGAGGAGAGCTGAAGCCTTCACCAGGCTCACGGGTTTGGAAGTGCGAGCAGAGACACCGTAA
- a CDS encoding HD domain-containing protein — translation MSGQRPTVIVSRDILDKWIATDPFVALVVRELEGDEEVSALLEMSNINAVKRLGYNDHGPVHARIVAGTSIELMQILHQRGIRFTSIEHGTARSLDEVKLILLLTSYLHDIGNAVHRHFHEAIGSSLAKDIVDRLLAKLLPRPLRQRVLIRQEILSAIHSTAMDVPALTLEASIVKLADGLDMSEGRARIPYKMGKVDMHSLSALNVKRVEISPGDGVPIVVSIHFKDMAGFFQVERVLLPKLEGGKLKGLVKIEAYDQTGKLVTSIM, via the coding sequence ATGAGCGGACAGCGGCCCACGGTTATCGTTTCGAGGGACATCCTGGACAAGTGGATCGCTACAGACCCCTTTGTCGCGCTAGTCGTGAGGGAGCTTGAAGGCGATGAGGAGGTTTCCGCGCTCCTCGAGATGAGCAACATAAACGCGGTTAAGCGGCTCGGCTACAACGACCACGGGCCGGTTCACGCGCGGATCGTCGCTGGGACCTCGATCGAGCTCATGCAGATTCTCCACCAGCGCGGCATACGCTTCACATCGATCGAGCACGGGACTGCGAGGAGCCTGGACGAAGTGAAGCTGATCCTGCTCCTAACGAGCTACCTCCACGACATCGGGAACGCCGTGCACCGCCACTTCCACGAGGCCATCGGCAGCTCGCTGGCGAAGGACATCGTTGACAGGCTGCTAGCGAAGCTGCTGCCGCGCCCGCTCCGCCAGCGCGTCCTGATCAGGCAGGAGATCCTCTCCGCCATACACTCCACGGCGATGGACGTGCCGGCTCTAACGCTGGAGGCGAGCATCGTCAAGCTCGCGGACGGCTTGGACATGTCGGAGGGCCGGGCCCGCATCCCCTACAAGATGGGTAAGGTGGACATGCACTCCCTATCCGCGCTGAACGTGAAGCGGGTTGAGATTTCCCCCGGGGACGGCGTACCCATCGTTGTATCCATACACTTCAAAGACATGGCCGGCTTCTTCCAGGTTGAAAGAGTCCTGCTGCCCAAGCTGGAGGGAGGGAAGCTGAAGGGGCTAGTAAAAATAGAGGCTTACGATCAGACCGGCAAGCTCGTGACGAGCATCATGTAG
- a CDS encoding phosphoenolpyruvate carboxykinase (GTP), translated as MSSLAEREFSSIDPLELLNRLEPRDQVERLLKIPSRRLHADVAYVAALAEPSRIFVHTGSPEDRAYVRRRALENREELPSRVPIHTVHFDGPHDLARDKVNTRILTTGGARVPLLNSLEREEGLREIAELVKGAMRGREMFVAFYLYGPRNSPFSLYGVQITDSAYVVHSEDILYRSCYEDFIERGGELEYMLFVHAAGERDENGWSRNFERRRIYIDLEGNATYSVNTQYAGNTVGLKKLALRLAVYKGYREGWLAEHMFIIGMRNSSGGVTYFTGAFPAGCGKTATAMIADTVVGDDLAIIRDVDGVARAINPEVGMFGIIDDVNPVDDPDLYAILTDSSAEIIFANVLLTDDGEVWWRGKPCEPKRGLNYAGPWWPGMRDETGREVPPSHPNARFTVSIRHLRTLDPAIDDPMGVPVSGFIFGGRDPDTWPPVQEAFNWFHGIVTMGASLESERTAAVLGKTGELEFNPFAILDFLSISPGAFLELHFRFASKLKATPKVFAVNYFLRGRDGRYLAEKRDNRVWLRWMEMRCNAQVDALQAPTGRIPIYEDLRALFDRELGKSFSEELYSEMFAIRLPQYMAKIERIMAIYRRIPDTPSRFFELMREQYLKLKEARSRYGERIDPFKLDKA; from the coding sequence GTGAGCTCGCTCGCTGAGCGCGAGTTCTCGAGTATAGACCCTCTCGAGCTTCTCAATAGACTAGAGCCGAGGGATCAGGTCGAGAGGCTCCTCAAGATACCCAGCAGGAGGCTCCACGCTGATGTTGCATACGTAGCGGCGCTGGCTGAGCCGAGCCGAATCTTCGTGCACACGGGCTCGCCTGAGGATAGGGCATACGTGAGAAGGAGGGCTCTTGAGAACCGCGAGGAGTTGCCATCGAGAGTACCGATCCACACCGTGCACTTCGATGGGCCGCACGACCTGGCTCGGGATAAGGTCAACACTCGCATTTTGACGACCGGTGGAGCGCGGGTTCCGCTGCTCAACTCGCTTGAACGTGAGGAGGGGCTGCGCGAGATAGCGGAGCTGGTGAAGGGGGCGATGCGGGGGAGGGAGATGTTCGTAGCGTTTTACCTCTACGGGCCCCGCAATTCGCCCTTCTCGCTGTACGGGGTCCAGATCACCGACTCCGCCTACGTCGTGCACAGCGAGGACATCCTCTACCGCAGCTGCTACGAGGATTTCATCGAGCGAGGAGGGGAGCTAGAGTACATGCTCTTCGTCCACGCCGCCGGGGAGAGGGACGAGAACGGTTGGAGCAGGAACTTTGAGCGCAGAAGGATCTACATCGACTTGGAGGGGAACGCTACCTACAGCGTCAACACCCAGTACGCGGGCAACACGGTCGGACTGAAGAAGCTCGCCCTCCGGCTCGCGGTCTACAAGGGGTACAGGGAGGGGTGGCTCGCGGAACACATGTTCATAATCGGGATGCGCAACAGCAGCGGCGGAGTAACCTACTTCACCGGAGCCTTCCCAGCGGGCTGCGGTAAGACAGCGACCGCCATGATTGCGGACACCGTCGTGGGCGACGACCTGGCGATTATCAGGGACGTCGACGGCGTCGCTCGGGCCATCAATCCTGAGGTTGGGATGTTTGGGATCATAGACGACGTTAACCCGGTGGACGACCCGGATCTCTACGCGATCCTCACCGACTCGAGCGCCGAGATAATCTTCGCTAACGTCCTCCTGACAGATGATGGAGAGGTGTGGTGGCGGGGGAAACCCTGCGAACCGAAAAGAGGTTTAAACTACGCAGGCCCCTGGTGGCCCGGCATGCGAGACGAGACCGGCAGGGAGGTGCCGCCTTCGCACCCCAATGCCCGCTTCACTGTAAGCATCCGCCACCTCCGCACGCTGGACCCAGCGATCGACGACCCAATGGGAGTGCCCGTCTCGGGCTTCATCTTCGGCGGGAGGGACCCCGATACGTGGCCGCCCGTTCAGGAAGCCTTCAACTGGTTCCACGGGATCGTCACGATGGGGGCTTCGCTCGAGTCGGAGCGCACTGCCGCCGTTCTAGGGAAGACTGGTGAGCTCGAGTTCAACCCCTTCGCCATCCTCGACTTCCTCTCGATATCGCCGGGAGCCTTCCTAGAGCTCCACTTCCGCTTCGCCTCGAAGCTGAAGGCCACGCCGAAGGTTTTCGCTGTCAACTACTTCCTTCGGGGGAGGGACGGCCGGTACCTGGCGGAAAAGAGGGACAATAGGGTCTGGCTGAGGTGGATGGAAATGCGCTGCAACGCCCAGGTCGATGCACTCCAGGCGCCCACAGGCCGCATCCCGATCTACGAAGATCTCCGCGCACTCTTCGACAGGGAGCTGGGGAAGAGCTTCAGCGAGGAGCTGTATAGCGAGATGTTTGCCATCAGGCTTCCGCAGTACATGGCGAAGATCGAGAGGATCATGGCAATCTACCGGCGGATCCCCGACACCCCCTCACGGTTTTTCGAGCTTATGAGGGAACAGTACTTGAAGCTCAAGGAAGCCCGCAGCCGCTACGGGGAAAGGATTGACCCGTTCAAGCTGGATAAAGCATGA
- a CDS encoding FAD-dependent oxidoreductase: MKVAIVGAGVVGASIARVLSAYEGFEVTLIERMPDVGWGVSKANTSIIHPGHEEDPRVHPLRAKLCVEGNRLWREWIKELEIPARWPGELMVFSTPEEEREALKYIELARVNGVPGVRP; the protein is encoded by the coding sequence GTGAAGGTCGCGATCGTTGGCGCGGGCGTAGTAGGTGCTTCCATCGCCAGGGTGCTCAGCGCGTACGAGGGCTTCGAAGTCACTCTGATCGAGAGGATGCCGGACGTCGGCTGGGGGGTTAGCAAGGCTAACACCTCGATCATCCACCCCGGACACGAGGAGGATCCGAGGGTCCACCCGCTCCGCGCGAAGCTCTGCGTAGAGGGTAACCGCCTTTGGAGGGAGTGGATTAAGGAGCTCGAAATCCCGGCTCGCTGGCCGGGAGAGCTGATGGTGTTCTCCACGCCCGAGGAGGAGCGGGAGGCGTTGAAGTACATCGAGCTTGCGAGGGTGAACGGAGTGCCCGGCGTAAGGCC
- a CDS encoding radical SAM protein, with protein sequence MFLSRKLWYSEKECEVCGRRSRLISEAIGVCLECLRSDPKAVEVPLEKHARERIELGLPPKPPRDTKGRPCGICDLNCCIPEGGVGFCGLVRNEGGRLIYLSGQPKSAVLEYYYDPHPTNCVAFWFCPGATGSGYPKYAVKPGCEKGYVNLAVFYGACNHNCAFCQNWFYRSCTLSASPKVGVETLLAAALDRRVTCVCFFGGDPAPQVLHALHFSSLLSQRAGGRVMRICWESNGHFSPRVLPRVIEVSLKSGGIVKFDLKAWTPSVYKALTGVDLGSVYENARTVAKAAAERPEVPLFTASTLLVPGYIDEEEVRGISRFLASLSPEIPYSLLAFHPDHRMLDLPPTSRAHAERALKVAKEEGLVNVRIGNPWLLANYY encoded by the coding sequence ATGTTCCTGTCCCGGAAGCTCTGGTACAGCGAGAAGGAGTGCGAGGTCTGCGGCAGGCGGTCTAGGTTGATATCGGAGGCCATCGGCGTCTGCCTCGAGTGCCTCAGGAGCGACCCGAAGGCCGTCGAAGTTCCGCTGGAGAAGCACGCGCGCGAGCGCATTGAACTGGGTTTGCCGCCCAAACCGCCCCGCGACACAAAGGGGCGTCCATGCGGCATCTGCGATTTGAACTGCTGCATCCCCGAGGGTGGAGTGGGGTTCTGCGGGCTTGTCAGGAACGAGGGGGGCAGGCTGATTTACCTGTCGGGGCAGCCGAAGTCCGCGGTCCTCGAGTACTACTACGACCCGCACCCCACCAACTGCGTTGCCTTCTGGTTCTGCCCGGGGGCTACGGGCAGCGGCTACCCGAAGTACGCCGTTAAGCCGGGCTGCGAGAAAGGCTACGTGAACCTAGCCGTCTTCTACGGGGCTTGCAACCACAACTGCGCCTTCTGCCAGAACTGGTTCTACCGCAGCTGCACTCTATCCGCGAGCCCAAAGGTAGGCGTGGAAACCCTGCTCGCAGCCGCGCTTGACAGGAGGGTGACGTGCGTCTGCTTCTTCGGCGGCGACCCTGCGCCGCAGGTTCTCCACGCTCTCCACTTCTCCAGCCTCCTCAGCCAGAGGGCGGGGGGCAGAGTCATGAGGATCTGCTGGGAGTCGAACGGGCACTTCAGCCCCAGGGTGCTACCGAGGGTCATCGAAGTTTCGCTGAAATCCGGCGGAATCGTAAAGTTCGATTTAAAGGCTTGGACCCCCAGCGTCTACAAAGCCCTCACCGGCGTCGATTTGGGCTCAGTGTACGAGAACGCGCGAACCGTGGCTAAAGCGGCTGCCGAGAGGCCTGAAGTGCCGCTGTTCACAGCAAGCACTCTCCTCGTGCCGGGCTACATTGATGAGGAGGAGGTACGCGGGATTTCGCGCTTCCTAGCCTCCCTCTCTCCCGAAATCCCCTATAGTCTGCTCGCCTTCCACCCCGATCACAGAATGCTGGATTTACCGCCCACCAGTAGAGCTCACGCGGAGAGAGCTCTCAAGGTCGCTAAGGAGGAGGGGCTCGTGAACGTGAGGATCGGAAACCCGTGGCTTCTCGCTAACTACTATTAA
- the glpK gene encoding glycerol kinase GlpK, whose translation MREGKYVLAIDQGTTGTRAMIFNADGLPVPGGWAYREHAQIYPRPGWVEHNPLEIWEKVKLVVKEALERARIDAREIAAIGVTNQRETTVVWDARTGQPVYNAIVWQDRRTAPQVDRLRDCCFELIREKSGLVPDCYFSSTKLWWILDNVPGARERAEKGELVFGTIDTWIVWNLTRGSRDVMTPERGGAHVTDYSNASRTMLFNIRKLDWDSELLELQGRIPQEMLPLPRPSSDREVYGYTGPEVSALLGGASVPVTGDAGDQQAALFGQAGFDVGDVKCTYGTGNFLLMNTGASPVPSRHGLLTTVFYSMEPRRAVYALEGSIFITGAAIQWLRDGLKIIEVSAEINPLAEAAADTGGVYFVPAFVGLGAPYWDHYARGLIIGITRGTERKHIARAALEAIAYLTRDVVEAMKADTGREITVLKADGGAARSDFLLQFQADILNVRVVRPVVFETTSLGAAYLAGLAVGFWSSLDEVRRNWRAERVFEPRMDPETRERLYRGWRAAVQRALGWAKEVPWAYGY comes from the coding sequence ATGCGCGAAGGTAAGTACGTTCTCGCGATAGATCAGGGGACGACCGGTACTCGCGCCATGATCTTTAACGCTGATGGGCTGCCCGTGCCCGGTGGCTGGGCTTACCGCGAGCACGCGCAAATCTACCCGAGGCCGGGCTGGGTTGAGCATAACCCGCTCGAGATCTGGGAGAAGGTGAAGCTGGTTGTAAAGGAGGCTTTGGAGAGGGCCAGGATCGACGCTAGGGAGATCGCGGCTATCGGCGTCACAAACCAGCGGGAGACGACGGTCGTGTGGGACGCGAGGACGGGCCAGCCCGTCTACAACGCGATCGTGTGGCAGGATCGCAGGACGGCTCCGCAGGTCGACCGCTTGAGGGATTGCTGCTTTGAGTTGATCAGGGAGAAGAGCGGGCTCGTCCCCGACTGCTACTTCTCCAGCACGAAGCTCTGGTGGATCCTAGACAACGTCCCGGGGGCTCGGGAGAGGGCCGAGAAGGGGGAGCTCGTGTTCGGCACGATCGACACGTGGATCGTGTGGAACCTGACGCGCGGCTCCAGGGACGTCATGACCCCCGAGCGCGGTGGGGCGCACGTGACCGATTACAGCAACGCTTCGAGGACGATGCTCTTCAACATCAGGAAGCTCGACTGGGACAGCGAACTACTCGAGCTCCAGGGCCGCATACCGCAGGAGATGCTCCCACTGCCCAGACCCTCCAGCGATAGGGAGGTGTACGGGTACACGGGCCCCGAGGTTTCAGCGCTCCTGGGCGGGGCCTCAGTGCCTGTGACGGGGGACGCGGGCGACCAGCAGGCGGCTCTCTTCGGCCAGGCGGGCTTCGACGTGGGTGACGTGAAGTGCACCTACGGGACCGGGAACTTCCTCCTGATGAACACGGGCGCGAGCCCCGTGCCGTCGAGGCACGGGTTGCTCACAACCGTCTTCTACTCGATGGAGCCCCGCAGGGCCGTGTACGCGCTGGAGGGGAGCATCTTCATCACCGGCGCCGCGATACAGTGGCTGCGAGACGGCCTCAAGATCATCGAGGTTTCAGCCGAGATCAACCCGCTCGCAGAGGCGGCGGCCGATACGGGCGGAGTCTACTTCGTCCCGGCCTTCGTCGGGCTGGGCGCGCCCTACTGGGACCACTACGCGAGGGGTTTGATCATCGGGATCACGAGGGGGACGGAGCGGAAGCACATCGCCCGCGCGGCTCTGGAAGCCATCGCGTACCTCACCAGGGACGTTGTGGAGGCTATGAAGGCCGACACGGGCAGGGAGATCACCGTCCTCAAGGCCGACGGCGGGGCCGCGAGGAGCGACTTCCTCCTCCAGTTCCAAGCCGACATCCTGAACGTCAGGGTCGTGAGGCCGGTGGTCTTCGAGACCACTTCGCTCGGCGCAGCCTACCTGGCCGGCCTCGCGGTCGGCTTCTGGAGCAGCCTCGACGAGGTGCGGAGGAACTGGAGGGCTGAGCGCGTGTTTGAGCCGAGGATGGACCCTGAGACGCGAGAGCGCCTCTACAGGGGCTGGAGAGCGGCCGTCCAGAGGGCTCTCGGCTGGGCAAAGGAGGTGCCCTGGGCCTACGGCTACTAG
- a CDS encoding MarC family protein — MIDLKQLWDSFAMLFIVLDSVGNVPIFYALTSTLSEAERNRIFTKSIVIASIMLLTFALTGGAILDYYGVSMADFRIAGGLVLLLIALFGIFGRIEAETLRSEQVAVVPMATPLLAGPGSLYTVIYLSRVYGTAPTLASIVLNTLAAYAILRASGLILEKAGKNTVLALSRIFSLLLAVLAVSIIRSGFAEALAELSLKDGR; from the coding sequence ATGATTGACCTGAAGCAGCTCTGGGACTCTTTCGCGATGCTATTCATCGTGCTCGACTCCGTCGGGAACGTGCCGATCTTCTACGCTTTGACCTCAACGCTAAGCGAGGCAGAGCGGAACCGGATCTTCACGAAATCGATAGTAATCGCGTCGATAATGCTCCTCACCTTCGCCCTGACTGGCGGTGCTATCCTGGACTACTACGGCGTCAGCATGGCCGATTTCCGGATCGCTGGAGGCCTCGTCTTGCTCCTAATCGCTCTCTTCGGCATTTTTGGGAGGATCGAGGCGGAGACTCTCAGGAGCGAGCAGGTGGCCGTCGTGCCCATGGCTACGCCGCTCCTCGCGGGCCCCGGCAGCCTGTACACAGTCATTTACCTATCGAGAGTCTACGGCACGGCACCCACGCTGGCCAGCATTGTGTTGAACACTTTGGCAGCCTACGCCATACTGCGCGCGAGCGGCTTGATACTAGAAAAAGCTGGTAAAAACACCGTCCTAGCCCTTTCCCGAATCTTTTCGCTACTTCTGGCCGTGTTGGCCGTCTCCATCATCAGGTCGGGGTTCGCTGAGGCTCTCGCCGAGCTTAGCCTAAAGGATGGTCGGTAG
- a CDS encoding class I SAM-dependent methyltransferase, translating to MHAWKSHADALQNRGAPSPRLGLLVGALGGWGRVLEVGCGSGRNTIPLAMQGVEVVALDVAIEPLLLLGACCERVRATAEFHLPFPDSSFDGILDSYAFTFISNRKLYARELHRVLKPKGLLLLEFDEEPHVKSHKALERALHAAFGGLFEPLEVHRIHHAWGIVHEEGVREVPAIAALLRSCKD from the coding sequence ATGCACGCGTGGAAGTCGCACGCCGATGCGCTGCAGAATAGGGGCGCCCCCTCCCCGAGACTGGGGCTCCTGGTGGGTGCGCTGGGTGGCTGGGGCAGGGTACTCGAGGTGGGCTGCGGGAGCGGCCGTAACACAATCCCCCTCGCGATGCAGGGAGTGGAGGTTGTAGCCCTCGACGTGGCTATCGAGCCGCTCCTCCTCCTGGGCGCTTGCTGCGAAAGGGTTAGAGCTACAGCGGAATTCCACCTCCCCTTCCCCGACTCCAGCTTCGATGGGATCCTCGACTCCTACGCCTTCACCTTCATCTCGAACCGGAAGCTGTACGCTAGAGAGCTGCACAGAGTTCTCAAGCCGAAAGGCCTCCTACTGCTCGAGTTCGACGAGGAGCCGCACGTTAAAAGCCACAAAGCTCTGGAAAGAGCCCTGCACGCAGCCTTCGGAGGCCTCTTCGAGCCCCTCGAGGTGCATAGAATACACCACGCATGGGGTATCGTACATGAGGAGGGGGTGAGAGAGGTGCCGGCAATCGCTGCTCTACTGCGCTCCTGCAAGGATTGA
- a CDS encoding DUF4349 domain-containing protein, with product MKKPRLRWIAVLLSALGIFILGVCVGQLLPGRFGVTAQTSAPIALPTDSERYSTLASKGASESLGSGGSEVSYSIPEGRKVILEGFVRLRVGEGAVKRVAEELAGAALMLGGYVGETNVREDGGYAVLRVPSERFDEALEEVKKLGEVVELRTFARDVTEDYVDLKARLNASLALEQRLLQMLERAKNVEEMPKVEECLWRVRAQIEVYAAQLKNLERMIEYSTIYVYIEAPPKEVKPIIQFPTFDPTPAVANALSLLFSIVYAIITALIGLSPLAIVGAAGFLGYKRMRKGNAEKERV from the coding sequence TTGAAAAAGCCTAGATTGAGGTGGATTGCAGTTCTGCTCTCAGCCTTAGGCATCTTCATCCTGGGAGTTTGCGTCGGCCAGCTTCTCCCGGGAAGGTTCGGGGTTACCGCCCAAACTTCGGCGCCCATAGCACTGCCCACAGATAGCGAACGCTACAGTACGCTAGCATCGAAAGGGGCTAGTGAATCCTTGGGAAGCGGTGGCTCTGAAGTATCGTACTCGATCCCTGAGGGTAGGAAAGTGATCTTGGAGGGGTTTGTAAGGCTTCGAGTAGGCGAGGGAGCTGTTAAACGCGTGGCTGAGGAACTGGCTGGAGCAGCTCTCATGCTCGGCGGATACGTGGGTGAAACGAACGTGAGGGAGGACGGAGGTTATGCTGTCCTCAGAGTACCCAGTGAACGCTTCGATGAAGCCTTGGAGGAAGTTAAGAAGCTGGGTGAAGTAGTTGAGTTGAGAACGTTTGCTAGGGATGTGACCGAGGATTACGTGGATTTGAAAGCCAGGTTGAACGCTTCGCTAGCGCTGGAGCAGAGGCTCCTCCAAATGCTCGAGAGAGCGAAGAATGTGGAGGAGATGCCGAAGGTTGAGGAGTGCCTTTGGAGAGTGAGAGCGCAGATTGAGGTCTACGCTGCGCAACTCAAGAACTTGGAGAGGATGATCGAGTACTCCACGATCTACGTCTACATCGAGGCTCCACCAAAGGAAGTAAAACCCATCATCCAGTTCCCCACGTTTGATCCTACACCCGCGGTAGCGAACGCGCTAAGCCTGCTTTTCTCCATAGTTTACGCCATTATCACGGCTTTGATCGGTCTTTCACCGCTGGCGATCGTGGGTGCAGCCGGTTTCCTCGGTTACAAGAGGATGAGAAAGGGAAATGCTGAAAAGGAACGGGTGTAA
- a CDS encoding CopG family ribbon-helix-helix protein, with the protein MTRKRRFGISLDKDLFEELDRAAKAIGADRSRLISLATREYLMERIHFEREHECEGVLVASYPAEAKEEVDKLLESSGSLVLSRSHFHSRGGCCVEVIYLRGSSDSVWNLHMAIGRICRACRYIPTCL; encoded by the coding sequence ATGACGAGGAAGAGGAGGTTCGGTATCTCGCTTGACAAGGACCTCTTCGAGGAACTCGATAGAGCTGCCAAAGCTATCGGAGCGGACAGATCCCGCCTGATCTCGCTGGCTACGAGAGAGTACCTGATGGAGAGGATCCACTTCGAGAGGGAGCACGAGTGCGAGGGAGTACTCGTTGCCAGCTACCCGGCTGAGGCCAAGGAAGAAGTCGACAAGCTCCTAGAAAGCAGTGGCTCGCTCGTGCTCAGTCGATCCCACTTCCACTCGAGGGGCGGCTGCTGCGTCGAAGTGATCTACCTGAGAGGCTCCTCCGACTCCGTTTGGAACCTTCACATGGCGATTGGTAGGATCTGCAGAGCCTGTCGCTACATTCCAACCTGCCTCTAA